In Terriglobus sp. TAA 43, a single window of DNA contains:
- a CDS encoding sensor histidine kinase: protein MNPLEPKLVLISLLIQLGVAAAVSSSLARSTAFRRLLLATERTPIDRMQLMLLVVTPLTLGVWIRTVVPNFLAADISFATTILLGAILGPSVAAVGAVILSFPALLHHEFLALPVNLVAATVAGGFYRFADVEAIWTFSPMIDLSLYQWVRRNLRRPHLDRQVLLLLIIMLLQLCASEVAMYRPRRYFALRSNLWLLQLAIAAAAPVIVGIPLKIWNAIRIEDKLEQQARLLLEARLDALQRQINPHFLFNTLNSIGSLIRLEPELAREMIVRLANILRILLKKREAFVPFRDELAFTDDYLAIEVVRFGEKLRVVKEIAPDTLDLVVPSMLLQPLIENSIKHGLEPRISGGTVTLRSRIRGERLLLEVEDDGVGIAPERDVAMPVSGLRRPGNGIGMKNVRERMEVLYGNDAILEMESRPGRGTRITLEMPVVATTELQQSTTSARN from the coding sequence GTGAATCCACTTGAACCCAAGCTCGTCCTCATCTCGTTGCTGATTCAGCTTGGTGTGGCTGCTGCTGTTTCCAGTTCGCTGGCCCGCTCCACGGCTTTTCGCAGACTTCTGCTTGCAACGGAACGTACCCCCATCGACCGCATGCAATTAATGTTGTTGGTCGTCACGCCACTCACGCTGGGCGTGTGGATTCGCACTGTAGTCCCGAACTTCCTCGCAGCAGACATTTCATTCGCCACCACCATCCTGCTCGGCGCCATCCTAGGACCCTCCGTCGCCGCAGTCGGTGCGGTCATCCTGTCGTTTCCAGCACTACTGCACCACGAATTCCTCGCGCTTCCGGTCAATCTCGTCGCCGCAACCGTCGCAGGAGGCTTCTATCGTTTCGCCGACGTGGAAGCGATCTGGACCTTCTCGCCCATGATCGACCTCAGCCTGTACCAGTGGGTGCGCCGCAATCTCCGCCGCCCGCACCTGGACCGGCAGGTCCTGTTGCTGCTCATCATCATGCTGTTGCAACTGTGCGCCAGCGAAGTTGCCATGTACCGTCCTCGCCGCTACTTCGCCCTGCGATCGAACCTGTGGCTCCTGCAACTCGCCATCGCCGCCGCAGCCCCGGTCATCGTCGGCATTCCATTGAAGATCTGGAACGCCATCCGCATTGAAGACAAGCTGGAACAACAGGCCCGCCTCCTGCTCGAAGCGCGCCTCGATGCACTCCAACGCCAGATCAACCCGCACTTCCTGTTCAACACCCTCAACTCCATTGGTTCGCTCATCCGCCTCGAACCCGAACTCGCACGCGAGATGATCGTGCGTCTCGCCAACATCCTGCGCATCCTGCTCAAGAAGCGCGAAGCCTTCGTCCCATTCCGCGACGAACTCGCCTTCACCGACGACTACCTCGCCATCGAAGTCGTCCGCTTCGGCGAAAAGCTCCGAGTCGTCAAAGAAATCGCCCCAGACACCCTCGACCTCGTAGTTCCAAGCATGTTGCTCCAGCCATTGATTGAAAACAGCATCAAGCACGGCCTCGAACCGCGCATTAGCGGCGGCACAGTCACCCTGCGCAGCCGCATCCGTGGCGAACGCCTACTGTTAGAAGTAGAAGACGACGGCGTAGGCATCGCCCCCGAACGCGACGTCGCCATGCCCGTCAGCGGCCTCCGACGCCCCGGCAACGGCATCGGCATGAAGAACGTCCGCGAGCGCATGGAAGTGCTCTACGGCAACGACGCCATCCTCGAAATGGAAAGCCGCCCCGGCCGGGGCACGCGCATCACCCTCGAAATGCCGGTAGTCGCCACCACCGAACTCCAGCAGAGCACAACAAGCGCCCGAAACTAA
- a CDS encoding neutral zinc metallopeptidase, translated as MEWTPGGTSSDIEDRRGDSGGGGGGFNLGGGGLGIGGFILVVVIGLISGRGFIGSLLTGLGAAAGGGGGQQVRHSEPGQPVQESAAEHHDVQLVSFVLDDAQKTWTAILPEQTGRNYRHAKLVLFRNRTQSGCGNAQSATGPFYCPEDERVYIDLGFWDELKQLGGNTGEFAQAYVITHEIGHHVQNILGTEQKAQQAMRNPATRSKTSVELELQADCYAGIWAHSTQQRHILDAGDIDQAMQNAAAVGDDHIQKMQRGTVSPESFTHGTSAERQGWFKRGFETGQVKACNTFDVGADGYQSSTAN; from the coding sequence ATGGAATGGACGCCCGGAGGCACCAGCAGCGATATTGAAGACCGTCGTGGAGATTCCGGTGGCGGCGGGGGCGGATTCAATCTCGGTGGAGGCGGGCTTGGCATCGGCGGATTCATCCTCGTCGTTGTCATCGGATTGATCTCTGGTCGAGGCTTCATCGGCAGCCTGCTCACCGGCCTCGGCGCAGCCGCAGGCGGCGGTGGCGGACAACAAGTTCGCCACAGCGAGCCCGGCCAGCCAGTACAGGAAAGCGCCGCCGAACATCACGACGTGCAACTCGTCTCCTTCGTGCTCGACGACGCGCAAAAAACCTGGACAGCCATCCTTCCAGAACAGACAGGCCGCAACTACCGCCACGCAAAGCTGGTGCTCTTCCGCAACCGAACACAATCCGGCTGCGGCAACGCACAGTCAGCCACCGGCCCCTTCTATTGCCCGGAAGATGAGCGCGTTTACATCGACCTCGGCTTCTGGGACGAGCTGAAACAACTCGGTGGCAACACCGGCGAGTTCGCACAGGCCTACGTCATCACCCACGAGATCGGTCACCACGTGCAGAACATCCTCGGCACCGAGCAGAAGGCGCAGCAAGCCATGCGCAATCCGGCGACTCGCTCGAAGACCTCGGTTGAGTTGGAACTCCAAGCCGATTGCTACGCCGGCATCTGGGCCCACTCCACGCAGCAGCGACACATCCTTGATGCCGGTGACATCGATCAAGCCATGCAGAACGCCGCAGCCGTGGGCGACGACCACATCCAGAAGATGCAGCGCGGCACGGTAAGCCCGGAAAGCTTCACGCACGGCACCAGCGCAGAACGTCAGGGATGGTTCAAACGCGGCTTCGAAACCGGTCAGGTAAAAGCCTGCAACACCTTCGATGTCGGCGCGGATGGCTATCAGTCGTCCACTGCGAACTAA
- a CDS encoding sugar transferase, with protein sequence MPAQEYAQGSVMTTEAPSFRGRGMSMAAGVLEQPSITGAAWAALDILTALIGSLIAMHFRLDASHESGTLTQNGVFHLLWSQYGAYMTWFALCLAFFSRSYGLYGPIQNRSGLNEQRLTIQATLVAGLLLCGSIYLLRGETVSRIVVMLSVILTGTMLCARRALWRSMVYTRYRDGVDTRNVLIIGSGRVGHALRNHLESLRHLGFRFRGFIALNESETESGDADNVGDMSNCLAIARALFVDEIFFSVPADKKIVIDLVQEARELGIDVRVVPDLYDGLAWNAPIEYVGQFPTIPLHRREFPIGSFMVKRTLDLALSFLAIVVLSPILFLISLAVLLDSPGPIFYRARRIGRKGRTFNCYKFRTMVQNADHLKSQLEHMNERDGILFKMSNDPRITRVGRFLRKYSLDEIPQFFNVLKGDMSLVGPRPPIAAEVERYDLSHLRRLDVLPGITGLWQVEARQDPSFDSYISLDTAYVENWNLWLDLKILLRTISVVISGTGS encoded by the coding sequence ATGCCGGCACAAGAATACGCGCAGGGGAGTGTCATGACCACGGAGGCACCGTCCTTTCGAGGACGTGGTATGTCCATGGCGGCGGGCGTGCTGGAGCAGCCATCCATTACAGGAGCAGCGTGGGCCGCGCTGGACATACTCACCGCGCTCATCGGCAGCCTCATCGCCATGCATTTCCGGCTGGATGCCTCGCATGAGAGCGGCACCCTTACGCAGAATGGTGTCTTCCATCTTCTCTGGAGCCAATACGGCGCGTACATGACGTGGTTTGCGCTGTGCCTCGCATTTTTCTCCCGATCCTACGGACTTTACGGCCCCATCCAGAACCGCAGTGGTCTGAATGAGCAGCGCCTCACTATCCAGGCCACCCTGGTCGCCGGCCTTCTGCTCTGCGGCAGCATCTATCTTCTCCGCGGCGAAACAGTCTCCCGCATCGTGGTCATGCTTTCCGTCATCCTCACGGGAACCATGCTGTGCGCACGCCGGGCTCTCTGGCGTTCCATGGTCTACACCCGCTACCGCGATGGCGTCGATACCCGAAACGTACTCATCATCGGCTCCGGCCGAGTAGGCCACGCCCTCCGAAATCACCTTGAGTCGCTCCGTCACCTTGGATTCCGCTTCCGCGGCTTCATCGCCCTCAACGAGAGCGAGACCGAATCAGGCGACGCAGATAACGTTGGCGACATGAGCAACTGCCTCGCCATCGCCCGCGCACTCTTTGTCGATGAAATCTTCTTTTCCGTCCCTGCCGACAAGAAGATCGTGATTGACCTCGTTCAGGAAGCACGTGAACTCGGTATTGACGTCCGCGTAGTGCCCGATCTTTACGATGGCCTCGCCTGGAACGCACCCATCGAATACGTGGGCCAGTTTCCCACGATCCCGCTGCATCGTCGCGAGTTTCCAATCGGCTCGTTCATGGTCAAGCGCACGCTCGACCTTGCCCTGTCGTTTCTGGCGATTGTCGTACTCAGCCCCATACTGTTTCTGATCTCGCTGGCGGTTCTGTTGGATTCGCCTGGCCCCATCTTCTATCGTGCACGTCGCATTGGCCGTAAGGGACGCACCTTCAACTGCTACAAGTTCCGCACCATGGTCCAGAATGCCGATCACCTGAAGTCGCAGCTGGAACACATGAACGAGCGCGACGGCATCCTGTTCAAGATGAGCAATGATCCGCGCATCACCCGCGTGGGCCGCTTCCTCCGCAAGTATTCACTGGATGAGATTCCGCAGTTCTTCAACGTGCTCAAAGGCGACATGAGCCTCGTCGGACCCCGCCCGCCCATCGCGGCAGAAGTGGAGCGTTACGACCTCTCCCATCTACGCCGCCTCGACGTGCTTCCCGGCATCACAGGCCTCTGGCAGGTAGAAGCGCGTCAGGACCCATCGTTCGACAGCTATATCTCGCTTGATACGGCGTACGTGGAGAATTGGAATCTCTGGCTCGATCTGAAGATCCTTCTCCGCACCATCAGCGTGGTCATCAGCGGCACCGGCAGCTAA
- the uvrC gene encoding excinuclease ABC subunit UvrC, whose protein sequence is MDLHQKIRTLPQQPGVYLYKNAEGEVIYVGKAKNLRSRVSSYLLKANQANAKTGTLMREAVDVDYIQVANNHEALALENNLIKQRKPRYNILLRDDKTYPYVKLTMGDRHPKVFVTRKLRKDGGQYFGPYFPGNLAYRIVDLIHRSFLIPSCKVDLNRYHPRPCLEYYIKRCSGPCVENLVTPEAYREAVRDVQLFLEGKEGELEGRLKQRMGEAAGNEQFELAAKMRDQLITLQELQAKQRIASTENEDADVFGFHFDKEMLAVAQFHMREGKIVDKRDFFWEDLQDVNFEMVAEEDDVSSADADVTSQQQSFSPTLFFSAFLKQLYLDQPYVPRQILVPVEFPDRVALTSALSEQSKRKVEILAPQRGDKRSLLDLAGTNAKQSYDQRFRTLQPSKKAIAEALQDALNLPEVPTRIECFDISHIQGAETVASMVVWENGDMKKADYRKFKLKTVTGVDDFASMHEILVRRYSKLQANNEPFPSLILIDGGLGQLHAAYAALESIGVTLQPLASIAKREEVIYVYGQEDDPVVLDRRSPVLHLVQRIRDESHRFAINYHRKRREMRDRDSELLQIPGVGPTTRKRLIEHFGSLRGIKAAGPDALTAVVNAATAKKIRAYFDGEREAAIDGNGVPVETETPPEFRILQ, encoded by the coding sequence ATGGATCTCCATCAGAAAATTCGGACGCTGCCCCAGCAACCCGGCGTGTACCTGTACAAGAACGCCGAGGGTGAGGTCATCTATGTTGGCAAGGCGAAGAACCTGCGGAGCCGCGTCAGTAGTTACCTGCTGAAGGCCAACCAGGCGAATGCGAAGACCGGCACGCTGATGCGCGAGGCCGTGGATGTGGACTACATCCAGGTGGCCAACAACCACGAAGCGCTGGCGCTGGAAAACAACCTGATCAAGCAGCGCAAGCCGCGCTACAACATTCTTCTACGGGATGACAAAACGTATCCGTATGTGAAGCTGACCATGGGTGATCGCCATCCGAAGGTTTTTGTTACGCGCAAGCTACGCAAGGATGGCGGCCAGTATTTCGGGCCCTATTTCCCGGGGAATCTGGCGTATCGCATTGTGGATCTGATCCATCGGTCGTTCCTGATTCCGAGTTGCAAGGTGGATCTGAACCGCTACCATCCGCGGCCCTGTTTGGAGTACTACATCAAACGGTGCTCGGGACCGTGCGTGGAGAACCTTGTCACTCCGGAGGCTTACCGGGAAGCTGTTCGCGATGTGCAGTTGTTTCTGGAAGGTAAGGAAGGCGAACTGGAAGGCCGCTTGAAGCAGCGCATGGGCGAGGCTGCGGGGAATGAGCAGTTTGAGCTTGCGGCCAAGATGCGCGATCAACTGATCACGCTGCAGGAGTTGCAGGCGAAGCAACGCATCGCTTCTACCGAGAACGAGGATGCCGACGTGTTTGGCTTTCACTTCGATAAAGAGATGTTGGCCGTGGCGCAGTTTCATATGCGTGAAGGCAAGATCGTGGACAAGCGCGACTTCTTCTGGGAAGACCTGCAGGATGTGAACTTTGAAATGGTTGCGGAGGAAGACGATGTTTCTTCGGCGGACGCGGATGTGACTTCGCAACAGCAGAGCTTTTCGCCTACGTTGTTCTTCTCGGCGTTTCTGAAGCAGCTTTATCTTGATCAGCCTTATGTTCCGCGACAGATTCTTGTGCCGGTAGAGTTTCCGGATCGTGTTGCACTGACCTCTGCATTAAGTGAGCAGAGCAAGCGCAAGGTGGAGATTCTTGCGCCACAGCGTGGTGATAAACGTTCGCTTCTGGATCTTGCTGGCACGAATGCGAAGCAAAGTTACGACCAGCGATTCCGCACGCTGCAGCCTTCGAAGAAAGCGATTGCGGAAGCGTTGCAGGATGCGTTGAATCTGCCAGAAGTGCCTACGCGCATTGAGTGCTTCGACATCTCGCACATTCAAGGCGCGGAGACCGTGGCCAGCATGGTGGTGTGGGAGAACGGCGATATGAAGAAGGCCGACTATCGCAAGTTCAAACTGAAGACCGTGACGGGCGTGGATGACTTTGCGTCGATGCACGAGATTCTGGTGCGCCGCTATTCGAAGCTGCAAGCGAACAATGAACCCTTCCCTTCACTCATTTTGATTGATGGTGGGTTGGGGCAGCTGCATGCTGCGTATGCGGCGCTGGAAAGTATTGGTGTGACGCTGCAGCCGTTGGCTTCCATCGCGAAACGTGAGGAAGTGATTTACGTCTACGGGCAAGAGGATGATCCGGTGGTGCTGGATCGTCGTTCGCCTGTGTTGCATCTGGTGCAGCGTATCCGCGATGAGTCGCATCGGTTTGCGATTAACTATCACCGTAAGCGTCGTGAGATGCGTGATCGTGACAGCGAACTGTTGCAGATTCCAGGTGTGGGGCCGACGACTCGCAAGCGATTGATTGAACACTTCGGAAGCTTGCGCGGCATCAAGGCTGCAGGACCGGATGCTCTTACGGCTGTGGTGAACGCTGCGACAGCGAAGAAGATTCGCGCTTACTTTGATGGTGAGCGTGAGGCTGCTATCGACGGAAACGGCGTTCCGGTGGAAACCGAAACGCCGCCTGAGTTCAGGATTTTGCAGTAG
- a CDS encoding glycosyltransferase family 39 protein, producing MTSSTVVRPVNASLRSAIRLSLWFALAKLLLHIAGTLWQRHIGVGYFRDEFYYLMCGRHLAWGYVDHGPIVAVQARIAETLFGHSMVGIRMLSALAGAGRIFLTGLLCWSLGGKRSAQALAMLACICMPLYLGVDSYLSMNSFESLFWMTCLLAVILLLRDESDGVDRRWIWWSVFGLSAGIGLLNKPSMAFFLFCLGIALLVTPQRRVLFTRQALFGIVLLAVIAMPNLLWQMHNHWPTLEFLHNGRVKGKNVHLNPAAWILNQLMVLGPWTAFVWIPGLVHLLKRADRRWLGLTWLILLVLMIALGAKDYYFAPIYPILFAAGGIAWTNRFASRKAVQQDRVVAFPVAFVTMIVLTALVLPTAIFVLPPNTFVAYVKAMHIPVGDSENTGGHQILPQFYADRYGWQENLAEVARIVNGLSPEDRAKVGIFGGNYGEAASLEWLSSVQGIALPTVISEHNNYWLWGTRGLDAEVMIIDRKTSVAKLQEYYQDVQVVGHVDNPLSMWYEQHDIYLVRHRKVPLAPDWAESRIYY from the coding sequence ATGACAAGCTCGACGGTTGTCCGTCCTGTGAACGCATCGTTGCGTTCGGCGATTCGTCTCTCATTGTGGTTTGCGCTGGCCAAGCTGTTACTGCACATTGCAGGCACGCTTTGGCAACGGCACATTGGCGTGGGTTATTTCCGCGACGAGTTTTATTACCTGATGTGTGGACGGCACCTGGCGTGGGGCTATGTAGATCACGGGCCCATTGTTGCCGTGCAGGCGCGCATTGCGGAGACGCTCTTTGGGCACTCGATGGTGGGCATCCGGATGTTGTCGGCGCTGGCGGGTGCGGGACGCATTTTTCTTACGGGATTACTTTGCTGGTCGTTGGGCGGCAAACGAAGTGCACAGGCGCTGGCGATGCTTGCATGCATCTGCATGCCGCTCTATCTCGGCGTCGACAGCTACCTGAGCATGAATTCTTTTGAGAGCCTGTTCTGGATGACTTGCCTGCTTGCTGTCATTCTTCTGTTGCGCGATGAAAGCGATGGTGTGGATCGGCGCTGGATATGGTGGAGCGTCTTTGGCTTGTCCGCCGGGATTGGGTTGTTGAACAAGCCGTCGATGGCTTTCTTTCTTTTCTGTCTTGGGATTGCGCTGCTGGTTACGCCGCAGCGTCGCGTGTTGTTTACGCGGCAGGCTTTGTTTGGCATTGTGCTGTTGGCGGTTATTGCTATGCCGAATCTGCTGTGGCAGATGCATAATCACTGGCCCACGCTGGAGTTTCTGCATAACGGTCGAGTGAAGGGCAAGAATGTTCATTTGAATCCTGCGGCTTGGATTCTGAACCAGTTGATGGTTCTTGGGCCCTGGACGGCTTTCGTTTGGATTCCTGGGCTGGTGCATCTGTTGAAGCGTGCGGATCGCCGCTGGCTGGGTTTGACCTGGCTGATCCTGCTGGTGCTAATGATTGCCCTTGGAGCGAAGGATTATTACTTTGCGCCGATCTATCCCATTTTGTTTGCTGCTGGTGGGATTGCCTGGACGAATCGTTTTGCTTCGCGTAAGGCTGTGCAACAGGATCGCGTGGTCGCGTTTCCTGTTGCTTTCGTGACGATGATTGTTTTAACCGCGCTGGTGCTTCCTACTGCGATCTTTGTGTTGCCACCAAACACCTTTGTGGCTTACGTGAAGGCGATGCATATTCCGGTGGGGGATTCGGAAAATACCGGCGGTCATCAGATTCTTCCGCAGTTCTATGCGGATCGCTATGGATGGCAGGAGAATCTGGCGGAGGTTGCACGCATTGTGAATGGCCTCTCGCCGGAGGATCGAGCGAAGGTGGGCATCTTCGGCGGCAATTATGGCGAAGCAGCGTCGCTGGAATGGTTAAGCAGCGTGCAAGGTATCGCGTTGCCGACTGTGATTTCCGAACACAACAACTACTGGCTGTGGGGTACACGTGGGCTCGATGCGGAAGTGATGATCATTGATCGCAAGACCAGCGTGGCGAAGCTGCAGGAGTACTACCAGGACGTGCAGGTGGTGGGGCATGTCGATAATCCGCTGTCTATGTGGTACGAGCAACACGACATCTACCTAGTGCGTCACCGGAAGGTGCCGCTGGCGCCGGACTGGGCTGAGAGCCGTATCTACTACTAA
- a CDS encoding ChbG/HpnK family deacetylase: MPSDKTAQRRLIVNADDFALTEGVNRAIGELSEAGALRSCTLMAAGAAFKDAVRTTKEYKNLRVGCHVVLVDGNCVAPAETVRALLDGDQGQLRSSLPKFIADLQRGKIPEEQIEAEAVAQIRRLQDAGVTVTHVDTHKHTHLFPRVARPLMRAAMQCGVSAIRNPFEQAWSARLTRGPLLRKLEVTALRNFSSTFEKLLRASGLKTTAGSIGVSATGTLDAENLARLLEGMPEGTWELVCHPGYNDAALAAVRTRLRDQRDAERNALLGYIPAAVREGRFELIGYDEI, from the coding sequence ATGCCATCCGATAAAACTGCCCAACGGCGCCTGATTGTGAATGCAGACGATTTCGCCCTTACGGAGGGTGTCAACCGTGCCATTGGAGAACTTTCAGAGGCTGGCGCTTTACGATCCTGCACGTTGATGGCAGCAGGCGCCGCCTTTAAAGACGCTGTTCGTACTACTAAGGAGTACAAAAATCTTCGTGTGGGTTGCCACGTGGTGCTGGTAGACGGCAATTGTGTTGCGCCAGCGGAGACGGTACGTGCCCTACTCGACGGAGACCAGGGGCAATTGCGCTCGTCGTTGCCGAAGTTTATTGCTGACCTGCAACGCGGAAAAATACCGGAAGAACAGATTGAAGCGGAGGCGGTGGCCCAGATCCGGCGGTTGCAGGATGCGGGGGTGACCGTCACCCACGTGGACACCCATAAACATACGCACCTCTTCCCACGTGTGGCTCGTCCGTTGATGCGGGCGGCCATGCAATGTGGTGTTTCGGCGATTCGGAACCCGTTTGAGCAGGCGTGGTCTGCGCGGCTGACGCGTGGGCCGCTGCTGCGGAAGCTGGAAGTCACGGCTCTCCGTAACTTCAGCAGCACGTTTGAGAAGCTGTTGCGCGCTTCCGGGCTGAAGACAACAGCGGGGTCGATTGGAGTGTCGGCGACGGGAACTCTTGATGCTGAGAACCTGGCGCGGCTGCTGGAGGGTATGCCCGAGGGAACGTGGGAGCTGGTGTGTCATCCCGGCTACAACGATGCCGCGCTGGCGGCGGTTCGTACGCGGCTCCGTGATCAGCGAGATGCAGAACGGAATGCCCTGCTGGGGTATATTCCTGCAGCTGTCCGCGAAGGGCGCTTTGAGTTGATCGGATATGACGAGATTTAG
- a CDS encoding OmpA family protein has translation MTMKADKMTRATVAAGSAALILFLTTGCSTKNYVRSQAAPIVQQTNELDARTATDHRNIVDTDQRAQAGIAKAQGAADAADQHAAVAGQSADKAQANAKDAYNRVDTLTGVVANLDNYKSMQDVSVTFGFDKSVLTASDKKQLDELATNLQSSKHYILELTGGTDSTGDANYNYTLSQKRADAVAYYLQSKYDIAPHKFYLVGIGKDQEVASNRTADGRKQNRRVQVRVLSNLQDQNSMTAKAGQ, from the coding sequence ATGACTATGAAAGCAGACAAGATGACTCGCGCTACGGTGGCGGCCGGATCGGCTGCCCTGATTCTGTTTCTGACCACGGGTTGCAGCACCAAGAACTACGTACGTTCGCAGGCTGCTCCCATCGTCCAGCAGACGAACGAGCTGGATGCACGTACCGCCACCGACCACCGCAACATCGTGGACACGGATCAGCGCGCACAGGCTGGCATCGCCAAGGCCCAGGGCGCTGCTGACGCAGCCGACCAGCATGCAGCAGTTGCCGGTCAGTCTGCTGACAAGGCACAGGCAAACGCGAAGGATGCGTACAACCGTGTCGATACCCTTACCGGCGTCGTTGCGAACCTCGACAACTACAAGTCCATGCAGGACGTCAGCGTAACCTTCGGCTTTGACAAGTCCGTGCTGACAGCCTCGGACAAGAAGCAGCTCGACGAGCTGGCAACCAACCTTCAGTCCAGCAAGCACTACATCCTGGAGCTGACCGGTGGTACCGACTCCACGGGTGATGCGAATTACAACTACACCCTGAGCCAGAAGCGTGCAGACGCCGTGGCTTACTACCTGCAGAGCAAGTACGACATCGCTCCGCACAAGTTCTACCTGGTCGGCATCGGTAAGGACCAGGAAGTCGCTTCCAACCGCACGGCAGACGGTCGTAAGCAGAACCGTCGCGTACAGGTCCGCGTGCTCTCCAACCTGCAGGACCAGAACAGCATGACCGCGAAGGCAGGCCAGTAA
- the ribA gene encoding GTP cyclohydrolase II: MQYSRVEKVAEAELPTRWGSFRILGFEGHLAPDVTPGPMGNTVDEAVALIYGDVSTGSPIVRVHSQCLTGDVFHSLRCDCRQQLELALDTITAHGSGILLYEAQEGRGIGLMAKLRAYELQDAGRDTIQANVELGYRADHRDFTLPAEILNQLGIRSIRLITNNPEKVQAMESHGIKVAERISAEVAAELTSQKYLEVKRDKMGHLIGSLL, translated from the coding sequence ATGCAGTACAGCCGGGTTGAAAAAGTCGCAGAAGCCGAACTTCCCACTCGCTGGGGAAGCTTTCGCATCCTTGGCTTTGAGGGGCATCTTGCTCCCGATGTAACGCCGGGGCCCATGGGTAACACCGTGGATGAGGCCGTGGCGCTGATTTATGGCGATGTCAGCACGGGATCGCCGATTGTGCGCGTGCATTCGCAATGCCTGACGGGCGATGTGTTTCATTCGCTGCGCTGCGACTGCCGCCAGCAGTTGGAACTGGCGCTGGATACGATTACGGCGCATGGCTCGGGCATTCTGCTCTATGAAGCGCAGGAAGGCCGCGGTATTGGCCTGATGGCGAAGCTGCGCGCTTACGAGTTGCAGGACGCTGGCCGCGACACGATTCAGGCGAATGTGGAACTCGGTTATCGCGCGGATCATCGTGACTTCACGCTGCCTGCGGAGATTCTGAATCAGCTTGGTATTCGGTCGATCCGGTTGATTACGAATAATCCCGAGAAGGTACAGGCGATGGAGAGCCACGGTATCAAGGTGGCGGAGCGCATCAGCGCTGAAGTGGCGGCGGAGCTGACCAGTCAGAAGTACCTGGAAGTGAAGCGGGACAAGATGGGCCACCTGATCGGCTCACTGCTCTAA
- a CDS encoding alpha/beta hydrolase, whose protein sequence is MRIFSALLLAALGLPVLHAKSQQPCASTVVGHLDIVPFHDMTFGRNRNLRVWLPPGYDSPQNAKKRYSVLYMFDGQWLFDKCTSEWKSEWQIDETLTDLIGRQQVEPIVVVGIDNAGPYRSEEYEWYDNPIPSQRDTMPSLGSKIPEFMDEVLPWIESRYRVKAGPGHTAIGGSSFGGLAALRTLLHRPEVFGLGLLESTSLQDGNGLALRDVSVIVRGPRKISLGVGTAEANQQMLESMGLPTANEALVKMHETLADSMRHSMMGKTEVKLTIAPGGQHTEAAWAARFPDAVRFLFPPVP, encoded by the coding sequence ATGCGCATCTTCTCTGCTTTGCTCCTAGCGGCCCTTGGGCTGCCTGTCTTGCATGCGAAGTCTCAGCAACCCTGCGCCAGTACTGTCGTCGGCCATCTCGACATCGTTCCTTTTCACGACATGACATTCGGACGAAACCGCAACCTACGTGTCTGGTTGCCGCCCGGTTACGACAGTCCGCAAAATGCGAAGAAGAGATACTCCGTCCTGTATATGTTTGACGGTCAGTGGCTGTTCGATAAATGCACTTCTGAATGGAAGTCAGAATGGCAGATCGATGAGACGCTTACTGATCTGATTGGCCGTCAACAGGTGGAACCAATCGTTGTGGTCGGGATCGATAACGCCGGCCCATATCGCTCAGAAGAATACGAGTGGTATGACAATCCGATACCCTCGCAGCGGGATACTATGCCTTCGCTGGGCAGCAAAATCCCGGAATTCATGGACGAGGTTCTGCCATGGATTGAGAGCCGCTACCGCGTTAAGGCGGGCCCGGGACATACCGCGATAGGTGGCTCGTCCTTTGGTGGCCTGGCAGCGCTGCGAACACTTCTTCATCGCCCCGAGGTTTTTGGCCTGGGGCTGCTGGAAAGCACATCGTTGCAGGACGGCAACGGGCTGGCACTTCGAGATGTGTCGGTTATTGTTCGAGGGCCGCGGAAGATTTCGCTTGGTGTGGGGACAGCAGAAGCGAATCAACAGATGCTGGAAAGCATGGGTTTGCCGACCGCGAACGAAGCACTGGTGAAAATGCATGAGACGTTGGCAGACAGTATGCGGCACAGCATGATGGGAAAAACCGAAGTCAAGTTAACAATTGCACCCGGCGGCCAACACACAGAAGCCGCGTGGGCGGCTCGCTTTCCGGATGCAGTTCGTTTTCTCTTCCCACCTGTCCCATGA